One genomic window of Desulfurococcus mucosus DSM 2162 includes the following:
- a CDS encoding ABC transporter ATP-binding protein: MKAVEMLGIRKIYPDGVVALRGVDFEVEEGEIHGLLGENGAGKTTLMRILYGEIHATDGEIKVFGRRVRFRSPRDAIRHGIAMIYQHFSLVPTMSVLDNLYLSMSAVNPGVSRDDTEERAEKLIAETGLRIPLGKTVEELPVGVQQRVEILKALIRDARILILDEPTSVLTPLEVEELFTSLRRLRDKGITIILITHKLREAKAITDRVTVLRRGSKVGTVKTSEASEQQLARMMVARDVELVIEKPPSRGPGREVLRIEDIWVKGGEGVDALRGVSLVVREGEILGIAGVQGNGQTELCETIAGLRKPYKGRILLDSRDVTWLDTKERYRLGIAYIPESRKIGLIHDMSVLENSILTSIDEYTGRLGIVNWKKAKEKAVEVIKEYGVQPPNPDTPVKFLSGGNQQKLMVGREIARKPRILVVAEPTQGVDVASTEFIRKRLLELRNQGIGILLVSTDLDEIFQLSDRVAVMYEGRIMGEGRVEEFTPEKIGLLMGGVNA, translated from the coding sequence ATGAAAGCGGTTGAAATGCTTGGCATCAGGAAAATATACCCTGATGGAGTCGTCGCCCTCCGCGGCGTCGACTTCGAGGTTGAAGAAGGAGAGATCCACGGCTTACTCGGCGAGAACGGGGCTGGGAAGACAACGCTCATGCGCATACTCTACGGGGAAATACATGCCACCGATGGAGAGATCAAGGTGTTTGGTAGAAGGGTTAGGTTCAGGAGCCCCAGGGATGCAATAAGGCACGGTATCGCAATGATATATCAGCATTTCTCACTGGTTCCAACCATGAGCGTGCTCGACAACCTCTATCTCTCCATGAGTGCCGTTAACCCAGGTGTATCCAGGGATGATACAGAGGAGCGTGCGGAAAAACTGATCGCTGAGACAGGGTTGAGGATCCCGCTGGGGAAGACCGTGGAAGAGCTCCCTGTTGGAGTACAGCAGAGGGTTGAAATCCTTAAGGCGTTGATAAGGGATGCACGCATACTCATCCTGGATGAGCCTACAAGCGTGCTCACACCCCTCGAGGTAGAAGAATTGTTTACATCTCTTAGAAGGCTACGGGATAAAGGCATAACCATTATATTGATCACCCATAAGCTCAGGGAGGCTAAAGCGATAACGGACAGGGTGACGGTTTTAAGGAGGGGAAGCAAGGTTGGAACCGTGAAGACGAGTGAGGCATCGGAGCAGCAGCTAGCCAGGATGATGGTTGCCAGGGATGTGGAGCTAGTCATAGAGAAGCCGCCTTCAAGGGGACCCGGCAGGGAAGTACTCAGGATCGAAGACATATGGGTTAAGGGCGGTGAGGGGGTGGATGCATTGAGAGGAGTGAGCCTTGTAGTGAGAGAGGGGGAGATACTTGGCATAGCCGGTGTGCAGGGCAACGGGCAGACGGAGCTATGTGAAACAATAGCGGGGCTCAGGAAGCCGTACAAGGGGAGAATACTCCTGGACTCGAGGGATGTAACCTGGCTGGATACGAAGGAGAGGTACAGGCTTGGAATAGCATACATCCCTGAGAGCAGGAAGATAGGTTTAATCCACGACATGAGTGTTCTCGAAAACTCGATCCTTACAAGCATAGATGAATACACTGGGAGACTAGGTATTGTAAACTGGAAGAAGGCGAAGGAGAAGGCGGTTGAAGTCATCAAGGAGTACGGTGTCCAACCACCGAACCCTGATACCCCGGTTAAATTCCTCAGTGGGGGCAACCAGCAGAAGCTCATGGTGGGCAGGGAGATCGCGAGGAAACCGAGAATCCTAGTTGTTGCAGAGCCAACGCAGGGAGTCGACGTCGCTTCAACAGAGTTCATAAGGAAGAGGCTACTGGAGTTGAGGAACCAGGGTATCGGGATACTCCTTGTCTCAACGGATTTAGATGAGATATTCCAGCTCAGCGATAGGGTGGCAGTTATGTATGAGGGGAGAATCATGGGGGAGGGGCGGGTCGAGGAGTTCACACCTGAGAAAATAGGGCTCCTCATGGGTGGTGTGAATGCATAG
- a CDS encoding BMP family lipoprotein translates to MKSLATKTLVAILVVVILVAAVGVYYYVSTSQPAKTTTTTSKPVKVAILFDVGGRGDLSFNDMAWLGAEKAKHDFGVTVEYTTPQSQGKMKELLETLSSSGEYDLIVLVGFLWTSPLNETADKYPNQKYALIDASTFINRPNEVDILFSEQEAGALVGVLAADMASKIGCNKVGAVAGMSIPPLWRFHVGYLFGVKYYEMKTNKTIGFLWDYTGTFGDTQKGYQYATSMLQSGACVLYGLAGLTHVGMFDAVRDWNKQGKGTALAIGQDASQEWYMPRYMPFSGAKRVDVAVYKAIEMVVKNQWSGGIHVLSLKDGGVGIWDLDGVKYFAEIAYNQSKLEAGLTPDDVVRIVNESRRTYITETGWSIMQELQQLIISGQIAFKSPSTEDEYNQIVNALKNGDLNAALSKGKV, encoded by the coding sequence TTGAAGTCCCTCGCCACGAAAACCCTTGTAGCAATCCTAGTCGTAGTAATCCTGGTGGCCGCTGTAGGAGTATACTATTATGTGTCAACGTCTCAACCAGCTAAAACCACGACGACAACCAGTAAACCCGTGAAGGTGGCAATACTCTTCGATGTCGGCGGTAGAGGAGACCTGAGCTTCAACGACATGGCGTGGCTTGGTGCCGAGAAGGCTAAACACGACTTCGGCGTCACCGTTGAGTACACGACACCACAGTCTCAGGGCAAGATGAAAGAGCTGCTTGAAACTCTTTCAAGCAGTGGTGAGTACGATCTAATAGTGCTCGTGGGCTTCCTATGGACCTCGCCGTTGAATGAGACCGCTGACAAATACCCGAACCAGAAGTATGCCTTGATTGATGCATCAACATTCATCAATAGGCCTAATGAGGTTGACATCTTGTTCTCAGAGCAGGAGGCTGGGGCACTCGTCGGTGTACTGGCTGCCGACATGGCATCCAAGATAGGGTGCAACAAGGTGGGTGCCGTAGCCGGTATGTCTATTCCTCCACTGTGGAGGTTCCACGTAGGCTACCTCTTCGGCGTCAAGTATTATGAGATGAAGACCAATAAAACCATAGGCTTCCTATGGGACTACACGGGTACCTTCGGTGATACGCAGAAAGGATACCAGTATGCTACATCAATGCTGCAGAGCGGTGCATGCGTGCTCTACGGTTTAGCCGGCTTAACACATGTCGGAATGTTTGACGCTGTAAGAGACTGGAATAAGCAGGGCAAGGGTACCGCGCTCGCCATAGGTCAGGACGCAAGCCAGGAGTGGTACATGCCTAGGTACATGCCGTTCAGCGGTGCGAAAAGAGTTGATGTAGCCGTGTACAAGGCTATCGAGATGGTTGTTAAGAACCAGTGGAGTGGCGGAATACATGTCCTCAGCCTGAAGGATGGTGGAGTCGGCATCTGGGATCTCGACGGCGTCAAGTACTTCGCTGAGATAGCGTACAACCAGTCCAAGCTGGAAGCCGGGCTCACGCCGGATGACGTGGTCAGGATTGTGAACGAGAGCCGTAGAACATACATCACTGAGACAGGGTGGAGCATAATGCAGGAGCTGCAGCAGTTGATCATCAGCGGGCAGATAGCCTTCAAGAGCCCGAGCACTGAGGACGAATACAACCAGATAGTGAACGCCCTGAAGAACGGTGACCTAAACGCCGCGTTGAGCAAGGGGAAGGTTTAA
- a CDS encoding MDR/zinc-dependent alcohol dehydrogenase-like family protein: protein MKALLLEEPKHIRLTEVEQPSPGPGWLLIRVERAGICGTDKAMYTGTYRLLKKPLIPGHEVSGIVVDVGAGVSRDLVGRRVTTEINVYCGKCWYCRNGMHTHCPYRETIGITRDGGMAEYMVTRADLIHVVDDLSPLQAAFVEPLAAVVEMVEMEPVRPLSRVAVIGVGAIGLLAVQVLRLFNPELIVAVSRPGSPKARLAGELGADLVVDYPELTEILRRETPEGQGFDYVVEATGSSKGLEIAVDIARPRGVVALKSTHGSPVSFDQTKAVIKELRLTTSRCGPFDKAISLLRKRLVNVDKLVTSEYGLEKGAEAFEKSLERDQVKVHIVI, encoded by the coding sequence TTGAAAGCACTCCTCCTCGAGGAACCCAAGCACATCAGGCTAACGGAGGTCGAGCAGCCGAGCCCGGGACCCGGGTGGCTGCTCATCAGGGTTGAAAGAGCAGGTATCTGTGGAACGGATAAAGCAATGTACACGGGAACATACCGGTTGCTTAAGAAACCGCTTATCCCGGGCCACGAGGTTTCAGGCATCGTTGTAGATGTGGGAGCAGGGGTTTCAAGGGATCTAGTGGGGCGGAGGGTCACAACCGAGATAAACGTTTACTGTGGTAAATGCTGGTACTGCAGGAATGGAATGCACACGCATTGCCCGTATAGGGAGACCATAGGGATCACGCGTGATGGAGGTATGGCCGAGTACATGGTTACCAGGGCAGACCTCATACATGTGGTTGACGATCTCTCACCTCTCCAGGCAGCCTTCGTGGAGCCATTGGCAGCCGTCGTCGAAATGGTGGAGATGGAGCCTGTGAGACCATTGAGCAGGGTTGCAGTGATAGGGGTTGGAGCAATAGGCTTACTGGCTGTTCAAGTACTTAGATTATTCAACCCCGAGCTAATAGTAGCTGTCTCAAGGCCCGGATCCCCGAAGGCTCGCCTTGCAGGAGAGCTCGGCGCGGACCTAGTGGTAGACTACCCGGAGCTCACGGAGATACTGAGGCGTGAGACCCCTGAGGGGCAGGGATTCGACTACGTGGTTGAGGCAACTGGTAGCTCTAAGGGGTTGGAGATAGCGGTAGACATAGCTAGGCCTAGAGGAGTCGTCGCCTTGAAGTCGACTCATGGCTCCCCCGTCAGCTTCGACCAGACCAAGGCGGTTATCAAAGAGCTCAGGTTGACCACGTCTAGATGCGGCCCCTTCGACAAGGCGATAAGCCTCTTGAGGAAGAGGCTTGTCAACGTGGATAAACTCGTTACATCAGAGTATGGTCTCGAGAAGGGGGCGGAGGCCTTCGAGAAGAGCCTTGAAAGAGACCAGGTTAAGGTGCACATAGTTATCTAG